In Polynucleobacter sp. AP-Ainpum-60-G11, one DNA window encodes the following:
- a CDS encoding helix-turn-helix transcriptional regulator, whose amino-acid sequence MRLITSGQIKAARALLGLTVAELAKTAGIGFTTMVRLESSDGIPAGNVKTLTSVKTAIEKAGVEFIGTPDSGAGVRWKT is encoded by the coding sequence TTGAGATTGATTACAAGTGGTCAAATTAAGGCGGCTCGCGCATTATTGGGCTTGACTGTTGCTGAGCTGGCTAAAACAGCTGGTATTGGCTTCACCACTATGGTTCGCTTGGAATCCTCTGATGGCATTCCTGCGGGGAATGTAAAAACTCTCACCTCGGTAAAGACGGCTATTGAAAAAGCTGGGGTTGAATTCATTGGCACGCCCGACAGTGGGGCAGGGGTCAGGTGGAAAACATAG
- a CDS encoding YqaJ viral recombinase family protein, protein MLINQDFSVDRSKYIGGSDIGAILGLSRYRSPLEVWMEKTGKENKKLDSLPLRFGSFAEEFVASEYARATGFELIHDESIYIHRQHSFMSAHMDRFVLEEGSKSPTRILECKTANPVSSGDWGEVGSDEVPLAYLCQCIWYMAITNINKVDLAVLFGNSDFRIYEIARDLELENTILQKANLFWNDYVLKDLPPPAQSEADCQALFSKGDPTKSIEAIAQTLELTKRLQMLNSEIDVREEEISTIKQNIMNQMGEAESLTYQGKVLATWKAPKPSFRLDSKRLELEHPEIANNYKMPVQNSRRLVIKQIA, encoded by the coding sequence ATGCTTATTAATCAAGATTTTAGCGTAGATCGCAGTAAATACATAGGTGGCAGTGACATTGGAGCTATTTTGGGTCTGTCACGCTATAGATCTCCATTAGAGGTCTGGATGGAAAAGACCGGCAAAGAAAACAAGAAGCTAGACTCCCTACCCCTGCGCTTTGGGTCCTTTGCAGAAGAGTTTGTTGCTAGCGAATATGCCCGAGCTACTGGCTTTGAACTCATCCACGATGAGTCGATCTACATCCACCGGCAGCACTCCTTTATGAGCGCACATATGGATCGCTTTGTATTGGAAGAAGGCTCCAAATCCCCTACTCGGATTTTGGAATGTAAAACAGCTAATCCCGTTAGCTCTGGTGACTGGGGAGAAGTCGGCTCAGATGAAGTGCCCTTGGCTTATCTATGCCAGTGCATTTGGTATATGGCCATAACCAACATCAACAAGGTTGATCTGGCCGTGCTCTTTGGCAATAGCGACTTTAGGATCTATGAGATTGCGAGAGACCTCGAGTTAGAGAACACCATATTGCAAAAGGCTAATCTCTTTTGGAATGACTATGTTTTAAAAGATCTACCACCGCCAGCGCAAAGCGAAGCAGATTGCCAGGCCCTCTTTAGCAAAGGAGATCCTACTAAGTCGATAGAGGCTATAGCGCAGACTCTTGAATTAACGAAGCGACTACAAATGCTCAACAGCGAGATCGATGTGCGCGAAGAAGAGATCTCCACTATTAAGCAAAACATCATGAATCAAATGGGAGAAGCTGAATCTCTTACCTATCAAGGAAAGGTGCTGGCAACCTGGAAAGCCCCTAAGCCCTCATTTAGATTAGATAGCAAACGGTTAGAGCTAGAGCATCCCGAGATTGCGAATAACTACAAGATGCCGGTACAGAACAGCAGGCGTTTAGTTATTAAACAGATTGCTTAG
- the fliD gene encoding flagellar filament capping protein FliD, whose product MAISSTSSATNASIDVASIVSQLMTSENKPLDKIDAKIASQKVVISDLGIIKSKVAALEDALTVFEDVNTYGNMSASSDNTAIVTATAGTGATAGTYAVTVTQVAQKSTYNITGLASATDAVNFTTSSGFQITVGTTVYSSNGSKTVAGVTTANAIAVLAANPTATTLKDWINSVSGSTNVTASLSQMTAGHWSLVLNGTQEGLSNDFSISGLQTGASLRGFTASTDLVLLDQANGFQLIADGVTYKTSGAGSNVTAIAGSGMAGAVTLGDLVTWINARSTANTLGLTAAIVTDATGASLEITQSGNGAKTLSIAGVTASSTYPAVVSRTQGISDETATFTFPAMKAGDSVTIAGLTMTAKMDLTAAQSAASFNALQSGATAPLQTSILNGKTSDPISGGSTVSLSNVSLPTDSGVYRLTSIGAVLTMTKYVSGSAVASSSIELVTSGSSDATATPPKVLFAGALNGVTTLSFGSLGSFNVNTSLAATNVETASEIAAKIVNASAADPVAIANAWISVPGADWADTARTNLSLGAGDLMKAVITTTGSTKLRIGAATTAALTEVYGYANKAAMDDGLVTELAFIGTAAQLNAALATLEANSPDGLGKVSINIVPSDIISRSDSVTGDASYYKVVSGSIGIAAARAAASASTFMGLTGFLTNITSQEENDFIRGKVNTTSWIGANDSANEGKWVWGDGPEAGIEFYTATNPTDKRATTTVTAGTVSSKEVRTWNLESTNSSAMNIAAGATISFLLVNPADSNTDTVTYTNLSGAAQSIATVLTNLKTYFDSGAAIDVTDAAYSIDGTKTSGAAGTLGLFSDFDFTYSVAGNSQSASLSFTGKVNGEVTDGALSNLQIRGINLYSNWANGEPNNSGNEDYANFSQPQGFQWNDLNANPIGAYVVEYNTSAGSAVLGNLKREISLPIPGVIEVGNPASVAVGNALGYANFSGALTGFSSVVNGSQVILTSSTAGSDVANISSSFVNRAASSSSVLAIDSSTAGTAGTKEIWTFNFSALKAGDAVTLTEASAGGSITYTANVDLTAEKVAQAFASIAAGATKSSNLSGTFSGTNIASYASGLANGSKVTFTASVNGDAANLSGAIVGRTVSTTAFGAPAISNGGAAAQESVQFKFAPAGIKSGDSITIGGLTFTAGRALTTAELSGAFASLANNATTGAGSSYGSYSGSLSGYSSGAVIGGDQVLFTSTAASGTNVTDLTASSVIRTISGTGLTVNQYTTARNAQLSIGGIAYERSSNSISDIYSGVTFNLMGTAGTTNVKVILGADNTEKSITDLKDAYNDLIKSYSAMTANSTNSSTPGTFASNPTMLSFIEAIKNRFATGLTYNIGTNNDDGDPYTLSLASLGLDYQLDGTLKYNAVSYLMSQSAGLREKFLKGVKIGYTSATDNLMSFVKAQSSTIGALAQEIQVESDNIDSLTKEKEDIQNRLSKVQENYIARYSGLNTLLFQLNSTSTSLGSALDSLTNMNSNN is encoded by the coding sequence GTGGCGATATCTTCAACCAGTTCAGCAACGAATGCATCGATCGATGTAGCGAGCATTGTCTCGCAGTTGATGACATCTGAAAATAAGCCGCTAGACAAAATTGACGCCAAAATCGCCAGTCAAAAAGTGGTGATTAGTGATCTGGGAATCATTAAGAGCAAGGTTGCGGCGCTAGAGGATGCCTTGACGGTATTTGAGGATGTAAATACCTATGGAAATATGTCTGCAAGTTCAGACAATACCGCGATCGTTACAGCCACCGCTGGTACAGGTGCAACAGCTGGGACTTATGCAGTAACTGTTACGCAGGTGGCTCAAAAAAGTACATATAACATTACTGGCTTGGCTAGCGCTACTGATGCAGTCAATTTCACCACCAGTTCTGGTTTTCAGATCACTGTAGGCACAACTGTGTACAGCAGTAATGGCAGTAAGACTGTTGCTGGCGTGACTACTGCAAATGCGATTGCGGTATTGGCGGCCAATCCAACGGCAACAACACTAAAAGATTGGATCAATAGCGTTAGTGGCTCGACCAATGTCACTGCATCTCTATCTCAAATGACTGCTGGCCATTGGAGTCTTGTGCTCAATGGTACCCAGGAGGGTCTGAGTAATGATTTTTCTATTTCTGGCTTGCAGACTGGGGCAAGTCTTAGGGGGTTTACTGCATCCACAGATTTGGTTCTGCTAGATCAAGCCAATGGTTTTCAGTTAATCGCCGATGGCGTGACATACAAAACTAGTGGGGCTGGTAGTAATGTCACAGCGATAGCTGGTAGCGGAATGGCTGGTGCCGTCACCTTAGGTGATTTGGTCACATGGATTAATGCACGCTCTACTGCGAATACGCTTGGCCTTACAGCAGCAATCGTCACGGACGCAACTGGCGCAAGTTTAGAAATTACACAATCAGGTAACGGTGCAAAGACCTTGAGTATTGCTGGCGTTACTGCAAGCTCAACTTATCCAGCCGTAGTTTCCAGAACTCAAGGCATTAGCGATGAGACTGCAACGTTTACATTCCCTGCCATGAAGGCTGGCGATTCTGTGACGATTGCTGGTTTGACTATGACTGCCAAGATGGATTTAACAGCTGCTCAGTCTGCCGCCTCATTTAATGCTCTGCAATCAGGGGCGACGGCGCCATTGCAGACCAGCATATTAAATGGCAAGACTTCAGACCCAATAAGCGGCGGATCTACAGTAAGTTTGAGTAATGTGTCATTGCCTACAGACTCAGGCGTATACCGTTTAACTAGCATAGGCGCGGTACTGACGATGACAAAATATGTCAGCGGAAGCGCTGTTGCGTCTTCTTCAATTGAGCTGGTGACATCAGGCTCTAGTGATGCAACTGCAACGCCTCCAAAAGTACTCTTTGCTGGTGCACTCAATGGTGTGACGACATTAAGCTTTGGTTCTCTTGGCTCATTTAACGTCAATACCTCATTGGCTGCAACCAATGTTGAAACCGCATCAGAAATTGCGGCAAAGATTGTGAATGCCAGTGCTGCAGATCCAGTGGCTATTGCCAACGCTTGGATCTCCGTGCCAGGTGCAGATTGGGCGGATACCGCAAGAACCAACTTAAGTTTGGGCGCGGGTGATTTAATGAAAGCGGTCATTACCACTACGGGCAGTACTAAGCTACGCATAGGTGCCGCCACAACGGCCGCGCTTACTGAAGTCTATGGCTATGCTAATAAAGCCGCTATGGATGACGGCTTGGTGACGGAGCTTGCCTTTATTGGAACGGCAGCTCAGCTCAATGCCGCATTAGCAACATTGGAGGCAAACAGTCCGGATGGTTTGGGGAAGGTCTCCATCAATATCGTGCCATCAGACATTATTTCTAGATCAGATTCTGTTACCGGTGATGCCTCTTACTACAAGGTAGTTTCTGGATCGATTGGGATTGCAGCTGCTAGAGCGGCAGCGTCAGCTAGTACGTTTATGGGTTTGACAGGATTTTTAACAAACATTACCAGTCAAGAAGAGAATGACTTTATCCGCGGAAAAGTCAACACCACCTCATGGATTGGTGCAAATGATTCTGCCAATGAGGGCAAATGGGTTTGGGGTGATGGACCGGAAGCGGGTATTGAATTTTATACAGCTACAAATCCAACCGATAAGCGTGCAACAACGACAGTTACTGCAGGTACTGTTAGCTCAAAAGAAGTGCGAACTTGGAATTTAGAAAGTACCAACTCGAGTGCAATGAATATTGCTGCTGGGGCAACCATTAGCTTCCTATTAGTAAACCCAGCTGATAGCAACACAGATACAGTTACGTACACCAATTTATCTGGAGCAGCACAAAGCATCGCAACTGTATTAACAAATCTGAAAACATATTTTGATTCGGGAGCTGCTATCGATGTAACCGATGCGGCTTATTCAATTGATGGCACCAAGACTTCAGGAGCGGCTGGTACTTTAGGGCTCTTTTCAGATTTTGACTTTACCTATAGCGTTGCCGGTAATTCCCAAAGTGCAAGCTTGAGCTTTACTGGAAAAGTAAATGGCGAAGTTACCGATGGAGCCTTATCTAATTTACAAATCCGTGGGATAAATCTGTATAGCAATTGGGCAAATGGTGAGCCTAACAACTCTGGTAACGAGGATTATGCAAACTTTTCGCAGCCTCAGGGTTTTCAATGGAATGACTTAAATGCCAATCCTATTGGCGCTTACGTTGTTGAGTACAACACCAGTGCCGGCTCGGCGGTACTGGGTAATCTCAAGCGAGAAATTAGTTTGCCAATACCTGGCGTGATTGAGGTGGGTAATCCTGCTTCAGTTGCGGTGGGCAATGCACTTGGATACGCAAACTTTTCTGGCGCTCTTACTGGGTTTAGTTCGGTGGTAAATGGTAGTCAGGTAATACTGACATCCAGTACAGCGGGATCTGACGTTGCCAATATCAGCTCTTCCTTTGTGAATCGTGCTGCATCTAGTAGTAGCGTTCTCGCAATCGACTCTTCAACAGCGGGTACTGCAGGCACTAAAGAAATTTGGACATTTAATTTCAGTGCATTGAAAGCGGGTGATGCTGTAACCCTTACCGAAGCTAGTGCTGGTGGATCTATTACCTATACAGCAAACGTAGATTTAACTGCAGAAAAAGTAGCCCAAGCATTTGCAAGCATTGCAGCCGGCGCGACTAAAAGCTCAAATCTTAGCGGTACGTTTAGCGGAACAAATATTGCTAGCTATGCATCAGGCTTGGCGAATGGTAGCAAGGTGACATTTACCGCCTCCGTTAATGGAGACGCAGCCAATCTATCAGGCGCAATTGTTGGTCGCACTGTTTCAACTACAGCATTTGGCGCTCCCGCTATCTCTAATGGAGGCGCCGCCGCTCAAGAAAGTGTGCAATTTAAATTTGCACCAGCTGGCATTAAGTCAGGCGATTCCATCACTATCGGTGGGCTTACTTTTACAGCAGGAAGGGCGCTGACTACTGCTGAGTTATCCGGTGCATTTGCGAGCCTTGCTAACAATGCAACAACGGGCGCGGGGTCTAGCTATGGTAGTTATTCCGGATCACTTTCAGGTTATTCCTCCGGGGCAGTTATTGGTGGTGATCAGGTTTTATTTACCTCTACTGCAGCGTCTGGAACAAACGTAACCGATCTAACAGCAAGCTCAGTTATCAGAACAATTTCTGGCACAGGCCTCACCGTTAATCAATATACAACTGCACGCAATGCTCAACTGAGTATCGGTGGCATTGCTTATGAGCGTTCAAGTAACTCTATTAGTGATATTTATTCAGGGGTTACTTTTAATTTAATGGGCACTGCTGGCACGACCAACGTGAAGGTAATTTTAGGTGCTGATAACACTGAAAAAAGTATTACAGATTTAAAAGATGCGTACAACGATCTCATTAAGAGCTACAGTGCAATGACGGCTAATAGTACTAACTCTAGTACCCCCGGTACATTTGCTAGCAACCCAACAATGCTTTCTTTTATTGAAGCTATTAAGAATCGTTTTGCTACTGGACTCACTTACAACATCGGGACAAATAATGATGATGGCGATCCATACACATTGAGTCTTGCTAGTCTTGGCTTAGATTATCAACTTGATGGAACTCTAAAATACAACGCAGTTTCTTATCTGATGTCCCAGTCAGCAGGTCTTCGTGAAAAATTCCTTAAAGGTGTCAAAATTGGCTATACCAGTGCCACGGATAACCTCATGAGCTTTGTTAAAGCTCAATCAAGCACTATTGGGGCGCTTGCTCAGGAAATTCAGGTTGAATCTGACAATATCGATAGCCTGACTAAAGAGAAGGAAGATATTCAGAATCGCCTCAGTAAAGTTCAAGAAAATTACATTGCCCGCTACTCTGGCCTCAATACTTTGCTATTTCAACTCAATTCCACCAGTACCAGCCTTGGAAGCGCCTTGGATAGTCTGACCAATATGAATTCGAATAATTAA
- the flhA gene encoding flagellar biosynthesis protein FlhA, with amino-acid sequence MKILGFDTSKLPSPSAQGAIPILVLLVLIMMLVPLPAIILDVLFTFNIALSIIVLFTAINIKSFKDFVAFPTVLLLTTLLRLSLNVASTRIVLMDGYKGTDAAGKVIEAFGVFLIGGNFAVGIVIFIVITIINFVVITKGSGRVAEVSARFALDSMPGKQMAIDADLNAGLIQQDEAKSRRADVAQEADFFGSMDGASKFVRGDAMAGIMILVINLIGGLMIGVLQHGMDFGKALATFASLTIGDGLVAQIPALVISTAAGILVTRVATEDDFSGQVSKQFEANSNALGVVAGVLGILGVLPGMPHVIFLGFAALFGGLAYLTHQRIKKEAAAAKVAAAQPVVNEELEWKDVPIVEPLCLELAYRLIPLVDKGDESDLIKRIKAIRRKFVTQVGFLIPSVHIRDNLQLSAETYRILLYGAEIGRGQCLPDRLLAIQQSGTDKIPGIEVKDPTFGMPAVWIERTMRDEAIAKGYTVVEPAVVITTHLDHLIHQHAAELLGRQETQDLLDHFKMSYPKLVEDVIPKIVTVAQLQRILQLLLEENVPIKDLRTILEISSEYAGKLNDPLEILPHIRYALRRTIVQDALGDGNNYQVLGIQPEFERLIEQSIGAGAIAPDGLIEPSLARMFGEEVIKGVQEMENQNLPPVIVSGTRTRTTISRIARRVCPQAVVLALSELPPTSNLAFFKVLCSQTGKNP; translated from the coding sequence ATGAAAATCTTGGGTTTTGACACCTCAAAGTTGCCGAGCCCATCGGCACAAGGCGCCATCCCGATTTTGGTACTTTTAGTACTGATCATGATGCTGGTGCCTTTGCCAGCCATCATTCTCGATGTGCTCTTTACCTTCAATATTGCGCTGTCCATCATCGTTCTATTTACAGCGATCAATATCAAGAGTTTTAAAGATTTTGTTGCCTTTCCAACAGTTCTACTTTTAACCACCCTGCTGCGTTTATCTCTTAACGTCGCGTCCACTCGTATTGTGTTGATGGATGGTTACAAAGGAACGGATGCTGCCGGTAAGGTGATTGAGGCCTTTGGTGTTTTCCTGATTGGCGGTAACTTTGCAGTGGGTATCGTGATCTTTATTGTGATCACGATCATCAACTTCGTGGTAATCACCAAGGGTTCTGGCCGCGTAGCGGAAGTTTCTGCTCGCTTTGCTTTGGACTCCATGCCTGGTAAACAGATGGCGATTGACGCCGATCTCAATGCAGGCCTCATTCAGCAGGACGAAGCAAAATCACGACGCGCAGATGTAGCGCAAGAAGCAGACTTCTTTGGTTCCATGGACGGTGCGTCCAAGTTCGTGCGCGGCGATGCTATGGCCGGCATCATGATTTTGGTCATCAACCTCATTGGCGGTTTGATGATCGGCGTTCTCCAACATGGCATGGACTTTGGCAAAGCTCTAGCCACATTTGCATCACTGACAATTGGTGATGGCTTGGTTGCACAGATTCCAGCTTTGGTAATTTCTACTGCAGCAGGTATTTTGGTAACCCGTGTTGCAACCGAGGATGATTTTTCCGGGCAGGTCTCTAAACAGTTTGAAGCGAACAGCAATGCATTGGGAGTTGTAGCTGGTGTGCTTGGCATCTTAGGGGTCTTGCCTGGCATGCCGCACGTCATCTTCTTGGGCTTTGCAGCTCTTTTTGGTGGTCTTGCTTACCTGACACATCAGCGCATTAAGAAAGAGGCAGCAGCGGCCAAGGTTGCAGCTGCTCAGCCAGTGGTTAACGAAGAGCTGGAGTGGAAAGACGTACCGATTGTGGAGCCACTTTGCCTTGAGTTGGCGTATCGTCTCATTCCATTGGTGGACAAAGGTGATGAGAGCGATCTCATTAAACGCATTAAAGCGATTCGTCGCAAGTTCGTTACTCAAGTCGGATTCTTAATTCCTTCTGTGCATATTCGAGATAACTTACAACTCAGTGCGGAGACCTATCGTATCTTGCTTTACGGTGCTGAGATTGGACGAGGGCAATGCTTGCCAGATCGTTTGTTGGCAATTCAACAAAGTGGTACCGATAAGATTCCCGGTATTGAAGTCAAAGATCCAACCTTTGGTATGCCAGCAGTTTGGATTGAGCGCACTATGCGTGATGAAGCCATCGCGAAAGGCTATACCGTAGTTGAGCCTGCAGTTGTAATTACTACGCATTTAGATCACCTGATTCATCAGCACGCTGCCGAGCTATTAGGTCGTCAAGAAACTCAAGACTTACTTGATCACTTCAAGATGAGCTATCCAAAATTAGTTGAGGATGTTATTCCGAAGATTGTGACCGTGGCACAGCTACAGCGCATCTTGCAATTGCTTCTTGAAGAAAATGTTCCCATCAAAGATCTGCGCACGATTTTAGAAATCTCTAGTGAATATGCAGGCAAGCTCAATGATCCTTTAGAGATCTTGCCGCATATTCGTTATGCACTGCGCCGCACGATCGTTCAAGATGCTTTAGGTGATGGCAACAACTATCAAGTTTTAGGAATTCAGCCAGAATTTGAGCGCCTCATTGAGCAGTCCATTGGCGCCGGCGCAATTGCTCCAGATGGCCTAATTGAGCCTTCCTTGGCACGCATGTTCGGGGAAGAAGTTATCAAGGGCGTTCAGGAGATGGAGAACCAAAACCTGCCCCCAGTCATTGTCAGTGGTACACGGACCAGAACCACCATCTCCAGAATTGCTCGTAGGGTCTGCCCTCAGGCGGTGGTATTGGCCTTAAGTGAGCTGCCACCAACCTCCAATCTAGCCTTCTTCAAGGTTCTTTGTTCCCAAACGGGCAAAAACCCCTAA
- a CDS encoding flagellar protein FlaG: MSNMINSANGAGAQYANSVLPAPTPPVASSAPKVNIPSDAEVVSKVINTQIRPSGVTEMAQSTRAVIEKAAQELESFVHSMGRSINISVDGNTGYHVVTVTNPDTGEVIRQMPSPELLKIAQSLPKFDGLFLNRKA, from the coding sequence ATGAGTAATATGATCAACAGTGCAAATGGAGCAGGAGCGCAATACGCAAATAGCGTATTGCCAGCCCCAACTCCGCCTGTTGCTTCAAGTGCTCCTAAGGTGAATATCCCAAGTGATGCTGAGGTTGTATCAAAAGTTATTAACACGCAAATTAGGCCATCTGGCGTTACAGAGATGGCTCAATCAACCCGGGCTGTAATTGAAAAAGCCGCCCAAGAGCTGGAGAGTTTTGTTCACTCCATGGGAAGAAGCATCAATATCTCCGTTGACGGAAATACTGGCTATCACGTTGTAACGGTAACCAATCCAGACACCGGAGAGGTGATCCGTCAAATGCCTTCTCCTGAGCTGCTCAAGATTGCTCAGAGCTTACCTAAGTTTGATGGTTTATTTTTAAATCGTAAGGCTTAG
- the flhF gene encoding flagellar biosynthesis protein FlhF yields MGPQKFIAANTADALKLIRTELGSDAMVLSTKDTDQGVEIIAITSQDLANLSTRSESLDSFSNEASPFSERSMAQSGLSDKFENAIARRAQAPAPKPYGEIPAGSLRRNPARAGRSVRAPGAEAFLPTSFNDVERIHRSDSSVINPSNNDAIFNASAAANAKAAQDVAALNAARVSALNAAQAHRISETSLQKQAAPAASPSPAVTNIFESGSSPKVEKLLSEISEVKFLLQSHVAGNFWGSIQQENTHVTEIVKHLLNSGFSPKLCAEIARNLPEDLSLPALIKNAREQVKCMIKTSHAFDIFDRGGVFAFIGPTGVGKTTTVAKIAARCVLRYGRNQVALLTTDTYRIGAQEQLKTFAKILGLSVTAVRDSEDLAAKIKDFSNRKIVLLDTAGVSQRDTLMVEQSQLLEHGSNKAKRILVMSSTTDLRTQEEVISLHNQAMQNANGEKLDSVIITKIDEAAHLAPVIDSVIRNDLSVMFVSNGQRVPEDLSQPDINYLSHRAMAMRAFSETFSITDEQVPALLSDHLGDWIRKVNQ; encoded by the coding sequence ATGGGCCCCCAAAAATTTATTGCAGCCAATACCGCTGACGCGTTAAAGCTGATTCGTACAGAATTGGGTTCTGACGCTATGGTGCTCTCAACTAAAGACACTGATCAAGGCGTAGAAATTATTGCCATCACTTCGCAAGATTTAGCTAACTTATCTACCCGCTCTGAATCTCTCGATTCGTTTAGTAACGAAGCTAGTCCTTTCTCAGAAAGATCCATGGCTCAATCTGGTCTGTCAGACAAGTTTGAGAATGCCATTGCCCGTCGTGCCCAAGCTCCTGCACCAAAACCGTATGGCGAAATTCCCGCAGGCAGCTTAAGACGCAATCCAGCAAGAGCTGGTCGCTCTGTAAGAGCTCCTGGTGCCGAAGCATTTTTACCAACCTCATTTAATGATGTTGAGCGTATTCATCGCAGTGATAGTAGTGTGATCAACCCGTCTAATAATGACGCGATCTTTAACGCCTCTGCTGCTGCTAATGCTAAAGCAGCTCAAGATGTTGCTGCGCTCAATGCTGCCAGAGTATCAGCTCTTAATGCCGCTCAAGCGCATCGTATTTCAGAGACATCATTACAAAAGCAAGCTGCGCCTGCTGCATCTCCTTCTCCAGCGGTCACCAACATATTTGAATCTGGCAGCTCGCCTAAAGTAGAAAAGCTCTTATCTGAAATTAGCGAAGTCAAGTTCTTACTGCAATCGCATGTAGCTGGTAATTTTTGGGGAAGTATTCAGCAAGAAAATACCCACGTTACGGAGATCGTCAAACATCTCCTCAACAGTGGTTTCTCTCCCAAGCTTTGCGCGGAGATTGCACGCAACTTACCTGAAGATTTAAGTTTGCCTGCGTTAATCAAAAATGCTCGCGAGCAAGTCAAGTGCATGATCAAGACTTCTCATGCTTTTGATATTTTTGACCGGGGTGGCGTTTTTGCATTTATTGGCCCAACTGGCGTCGGTAAAACAACAACGGTCGCCAAAATTGCTGCGCGCTGTGTTCTGCGCTATGGCCGCAACCAAGTTGCCCTACTCACCACAGATACCTATCGTATCGGCGCTCAAGAGCAACTCAAAACATTTGCCAAAATTCTAGGGCTTTCAGTAACCGCTGTTAGAGATAGTGAAGATTTAGCCGCAAAGATTAAAGATTTTTCTAATCGCAAGATTGTCCTCTTAGATACCGCCGGAGTGAGCCAACGCGATACCCTGATGGTTGAGCAATCACAATTATTAGAGCATGGCTCAAATAAGGCGAAACGCATTCTAGTGATGAGCTCCACTACGGATCTACGCACCCAGGAAGAGGTCATTAGCCTACATAATCAAGCCATGCAAAATGCCAATGGCGAGAAGCTGGATTCAGTCATCATTACTAAAATTGATGAAGCTGCTCATCTTGCGCCCGTCATTGACAGTGTGATTCGTAATGATCTGTCTGTTATGTTTGTCTCGAACGGTCAACGTGTTCCTGAAGATCTCAGTCAGCCTGATATCAACTACTTGAGTCACCGTGCGATGGCGATGCGCGCTTTCTCAGAAACGTTCTCGATTACCGACGAACAAGTACCTGCTCTTCTTTCAGACCACCTTGGTGACTGGATTCGTAAAGTCAATCAATGA
- a CDS encoding recombinase RecT: MKSILERSNKPNKRSQALKSILQKQGIEHIAEDPIEGVIEATGSTNTPKVVTFGAGSISQSNGQTNIAQSIELFNQLIAKELARAASGLGIDEAELQAWVDLQIEVPAKVILTLLRMMQNLHLDPLSEEIGCTQYEDGQWQVLITIEGCAKLLNQHPQFNGLHFTQADTLIDGLPEWLECSIYRKDREVPTTVREYLTEVKGENETWKKMPRRMLRHRALQQCVRLAIA, from the coding sequence ATGAAAAGTATTTTGGAGAGATCCAATAAACCCAATAAGCGCTCCCAAGCTTTAAAGAGCATCTTGCAAAAGCAGGGTATAGAACATATTGCAGAAGATCCTATTGAGGGGGTGATAGAGGCGACCGGCTCAACCAACACTCCAAAGGTGGTAACTTTTGGTGCAGGATCCATTAGTCAATCGAATGGTCAAACGAATATCGCTCAATCAATAGAACTCTTTAATCAGCTGATTGCAAAAGAACTCGCTAGAGCAGCTAGTGGACTGGGCATTGATGAAGCAGAACTTCAAGCTTGGGTAGACCTGCAAATCGAAGTGCCAGCTAAGGTGATTTTGACATTACTGCGGATGATGCAAAACCTACACTTAGATCCCCTATCTGAAGAAATTGGCTGTACTCAATATGAAGATGGGCAATGGCAAGTATTGATTACGATTGAAGGATGCGCTAAGTTACTCAATCAACATCCCCAATTTAATGGCTTGCACTTTACTCAAGCAGATACCTTAATAGATGGTTTACCAGAGTGGCTTGAATGCTCGATCTATCGAAAAGATCGCGAAGTGCCGACCACCGTTAGGGAGTACTTAACTGAAGTAAAAGGTGAAAACGAGACCTGGAAAAAGATGCCTAGAAGAATGCTAAGGCATCGGGCGCTCCAGCAGTGCGTAAGGTTGGCGATAGCTTAG